From the Danaus plexippus chromosome 5, MEX_DaPlex, whole genome shotgun sequence genome, one window contains:
- the LOC116769338 gene encoding sodium channel protein Nach-like produces the protein MSVLKISSSIITTIKYKVRRFGDMSNLHGVGYVFSMSNIPYFKRFFWLIILCICCFGAWEILKSSLYILSTGAGSYVVETNNLEWNTPFPGVTVCKHTDMEAVKQYLKKYNISTNATKFFHEVSFWDLKYCTSCTICKLNDSCVEDFTSAIPEIRQGCSQLFTECKFGGSDFNCCDKFQPIETEFGSCYVFNSALLSNASLLTVNRTIGLPDLVFHVRKVVAVRIHAPRDIVSGGMLNILQVQSVPLVTEMDVMLRAEPTINDESVTTLSEASRDCLLDDERPPYPDWPFGYYTRSACILYCRALAQMSRCNCTHHFLAKIVNKPACNILGLNCLYIKRNSIVHFAKEKCACPMACEETVYDAIHVFSRRVSTTMTEQQRLGTMIKVRFTNLPSLRVRRLAITTPLKLVVDMGGIGGVFFGASLLSVIELIYLLCIRRS, from the exons ATGtccgtattaaaaatttcgtcTTCAATCATCacgacaataaaatataaggtcCGTCGATTCGGTGATATGAGCAACCTGCACGGCGTGGGATATGTTTTCTCAATGTCAAACATTCCGTATTTCAAAAG attCTTTTGGCTGATAATCCTATGTATTTGCTGCTTTGGTGCTTGGGAGATACTAAAGTCATCTCTGTATATATTATCCACTGGAGCTGGTTCGTATGTGGTGGAGACGAATAACTTGGAGTGGAACACACCATTTCCAGGGGTTACTGTTTGCAAGCATACCGATATGGAAGCTGTTAAACAGTATCTTAAGAA gtACAATATATCAACGAAtgctacaaaatttttccacGAGGTATCGTTTTGGGATCTCAAATACTGTACGTCTTGCACGATTTGCAAATTAAATGACAGTTGCGTTGAAGATTTTACGAGCGCCATCCCTGAAATAAGACAGGGCTGTTCACAATTGTTTACCGAATGCAAATTCGGCGGGAGCGATTTCAATTGTTGTGAtaa GTTTCAACCTATAGAAACTGAGTTTGGCAGCTGTTATGTCTTCAACTCTGCACTTTTGAGTAACGCTAGCTTGTTGACGGTGAATAGAACAATCGGCCTGCCTGATTTAGTATTTCACGTCAGGAAAGTTGTAGCG gtAAGGATTCACGCTCCTAGAGATATTGTTTCAGGTGGAAtgctaaatatattacaagttCAGTCAGTACCATTAGTTACTGAGATGGATGTGATGCTGAGG GCTGAACCAACAATTAATGACGAATCAGTTACGACTCTGTCCGAGGCGTCACGTGACTGTCTGTTAGATGATGAGCGACCTCCTTACCCCGACTGGCCGTTCGGATACTATACACGGAGTGCTTGCATTTTGTATTGCAGGGCGCTCGCTCAGATGAGTCGTTGTAATTGTACGCATCACTTTTTAGCAAAAATAG tCAATAAACCAGCATGCAATATTCTTGGACTGAattgcttatatataaaaagaa ATTCTATCGTACATTTTGCAAAAGAAAAATGTGCTTGTCCAATGGCTTGCGAGGAGACTGTTTACGACGCTATTCATGTTTTTTCAAG ACGAGTTAGCACTACAATGACGGAACAACAAAGGCTAGGTACTATGATTAAAGTACGCTTTACAAATTTGCCTTCGTTGCGGGTGAGGAGACTAGCGATCACGACTCCTCTTAAACTTGTTG TTGACATGGGCGGTATTGGCGGAGTGTTTTTCGGCGCTTCCCTCCTCAGTGTCATAGAGCTGATTTATCTCCTTTGCATCCGACGTAGCTAA